In one window of Microbacterium sp. PM5 DNA:
- the deoC gene encoding deoxyribose-phosphate aldolase, producing MSTITERDLAATIDHAILKPELTRADVDAELDIAAEWRVFSVCVRPSDIAHAVQRLTGTGVNVGTVIGFPHGTTSTAGKVAEVRQALADGAVEFDMVINIGALRSGFDDAVVADIQAVVAAAAGKVTKVILETSLLNDEQIARGSRLTEAGGADFVKTSTGFAGGGATVPHVELMRASVGPDVQVKASGGVRSYADALAMLAAGATRLGTSGSAVILGEARRVDAGEQASGAVDTSSY from the coding sequence ATGTCCACCATCACCGAGCGCGACCTCGCCGCGACGATCGATCACGCCATCCTGAAGCCTGAACTGACCCGCGCCGACGTCGACGCGGAACTCGACATCGCCGCCGAATGGCGCGTGTTCAGCGTGTGCGTGCGCCCGAGCGACATCGCGCACGCCGTGCAGCGGCTGACGGGCACCGGCGTCAACGTCGGCACCGTCATCGGCTTCCCGCACGGCACGACCTCCACTGCCGGGAAAGTGGCTGAGGTTCGCCAGGCCCTCGCCGACGGCGCCGTCGAGTTCGACATGGTGATCAACATCGGTGCTCTGCGTTCGGGCTTCGACGACGCCGTTGTCGCCGACATCCAGGCGGTGGTCGCGGCCGCGGCCGGCAAGGTGACGAAGGTGATCCTCGAGACCTCGCTGCTGAACGACGAGCAGATCGCCCGCGGCAGCCGCCTGACCGAGGCCGGTGGCGCGGACTTCGTCAAGACGTCCACGGGCTTCGCCGGCGGTGGGGCGACGGTCCCCCACGTCGAGCTCATGCGCGCCAGTGTCGGCCCGGACGTGCAGGTGAAGGCATCGGGTGGGGTGCGCAGCTACGCCGACGCGCTCGCGATGCTCGCCGCCGGGGCGACACGGCTCGGAACGAGCGGCAGCGCTGTCATCCTCGGCGAGGCGCGCCGTGTGGATGCCGGCGAGCAGGCGTCGGGCGCCGTGGACACCTCGTCGTACTGA
- a CDS encoding heavy-metal-associated domain-containing protein has product MSTHTYAVEGMTCAHCAGAVTREVRKVAGVTDVAVDVTEGTLTVTVDGGAPDDEIAAAVDEAGYAVVAR; this is encoded by the coding sequence ATGTCCACACACACGTACGCCGTCGAGGGAATGACCTGCGCCCACTGTGCCGGTGCCGTCACTCGTGAAGTCCGCAAGGTCGCGGGCGTGACGGACGTCGCCGTCGACGTGACCGAGGGCACGTTGACGGTGACCGTCGACGGTGGGGCGCCGGATGACGAGATCGCCGCGGCCGTCGACGAGGCCGGTTACGCCGTCGTCGCTCGCTGA
- a CDS encoding heavy metal translocating P-type ATPase, whose translation MGATTSDAEPRAEAVLEIEGMTCASCVARVEKRLQRLDGVSASVNLATESARVDYPSGLDAAALIAAVREAGYDARVRERTAHPHAGPHDGPASSSHGGHVHDVEDRPGATRLTTRLLISAVLAVPVVLLGMIPPWQFPGWQWVSFVLAVPVVLWGGWPFHRATFANARHGAMTMDTLITLGTGAATLWSVWALFFGSAGRVGMRHDGGLFAPVHDPSSLVYFEVAAAVTVFLLLGRVIEQRSKRAAGAAVRALMDLSARDVELEDGRRVPIEALGVGDLFVVRPGEKVATDGVVRGGRASVDESMITGESIPVDVDAGSSVTGGTIATDGRLVVEATSVGEDTRLARLARLVEDAQAGKSRVQRLADRISGIFVPIVILLSALTLLAWLVVGGFSGEALASGFTAAVAVLIIACPCALGLATPIAILVGTGRGAQLGVLITGPEALEAADRIDTVVLDKTGTVTEGAMTVDAVTPIGGADADEVRRLVGSLEKASEHPIARAVAALATAPQEVGAFTGHAGLGVTGIVDGHRVFAGRPAFARAQAPGSGADVIGAVDAAVDAAQRRGATAIVAGWDDRVRGVVVVADSVRSDSARTVAALESLGLNLVLLTGDNAGAARAVADAVGIREVVSGVLPEGKVAEIERLRAGGHRVAMVGDGVNDAAALATADLGIAMGSGTDAAMHASDIAVTGSGLSPVLTAIGLSRRTMRIIRGNLFWAFAYNVAALPLAAFGVLNPMIAGAAMAFSSVFVVLNSLRLRR comes from the coding sequence ATGGGTGCGACCACGTCTGACGCCGAGCCGCGGGCAGAGGCGGTGCTGGAGATCGAGGGCATGACGTGCGCGAGTTGCGTCGCGCGGGTCGAGAAGCGACTGCAGCGGCTCGACGGCGTGTCGGCATCCGTGAACCTCGCGACCGAATCCGCACGGGTGGATTACCCGAGCGGCCTCGATGCCGCGGCTCTCATCGCCGCGGTGCGCGAAGCGGGGTACGACGCGCGCGTGCGAGAGCGCACCGCCCACCCGCATGCCGGCCCCCACGACGGCCCTGCGTCGTCGTCGCACGGCGGCCACGTCCACGACGTCGAAGACCGCCCGGGTGCCACACGGCTGACCACTCGTCTGCTCATCAGCGCCGTGCTGGCCGTGCCGGTGGTACTTCTCGGGATGATTCCGCCGTGGCAGTTCCCGGGGTGGCAGTGGGTGTCGTTCGTACTGGCGGTGCCCGTCGTGCTCTGGGGAGGCTGGCCCTTCCACCGCGCCACCTTCGCCAACGCCCGCCATGGCGCGATGACGATGGACACCCTCATCACGCTCGGAACAGGTGCGGCGACGCTGTGGAGCGTCTGGGCGTTGTTCTTCGGCTCGGCGGGACGTGTCGGCATGCGCCACGACGGGGGACTGTTCGCCCCCGTCCATGACCCCTCCTCGCTCGTCTACTTCGAAGTGGCGGCGGCGGTCACGGTGTTCCTGCTGCTCGGCCGCGTCATCGAGCAGCGCTCCAAGCGCGCCGCGGGGGCGGCCGTGCGCGCGCTGATGGATCTGTCGGCGCGTGATGTGGAGCTCGAAGACGGCCGTCGCGTGCCGATCGAGGCGCTCGGTGTCGGAGACCTGTTCGTCGTGCGTCCGGGAGAGAAGGTCGCCACCGACGGTGTCGTTCGCGGTGGTCGTGCCTCGGTCGACGAGAGCATGATCACGGGCGAGTCGATCCCCGTCGACGTCGACGCCGGCTCGTCCGTGACCGGCGGCACGATCGCCACCGATGGCCGTCTCGTCGTGGAGGCCACCTCCGTCGGCGAGGACACGCGCCTTGCCCGGCTGGCCCGCCTGGTCGAGGACGCGCAGGCGGGCAAGAGCCGCGTGCAGCGCCTCGCCGATCGCATCTCGGGGATCTTCGTCCCGATCGTCATCCTCCTGTCGGCTCTCACGCTGTTGGCGTGGCTCGTGGTGGGAGGCTTCAGCGGTGAGGCCCTGGCGTCGGGGTTCACCGCCGCGGTGGCCGTGCTGATCATCGCCTGCCCCTGTGCGCTCGGGCTGGCGACGCCGATCGCGATCCTGGTGGGGACCGGTCGCGGTGCACAGCTCGGTGTCCTCATCACCGGACCGGAAGCGCTCGAGGCGGCGGACCGCATCGACACCGTCGTGCTCGACAAGACCGGCACGGTGACCGAGGGCGCGATGACGGTCGACGCCGTCACGCCCATCGGCGGAGCGGATGCCGACGAGGTGCGACGACTCGTCGGATCGCTGGAGAAGGCCTCGGAGCATCCGATCGCGCGTGCGGTCGCGGCACTCGCGACCGCGCCGCAGGAGGTCGGCGCGTTCACTGGTCACGCCGGTCTCGGCGTGACCGGGATCGTCGACGGCCACCGCGTGTTCGCTGGTCGGCCGGCCTTCGCCCGTGCTCAGGCGCCGGGCTCGGGCGCGGACGTCATCGGCGCGGTCGACGCCGCCGTCGACGCCGCTCAGCGGCGCGGCGCGACCGCCATCGTCGCAGGCTGGGACGACCGCGTTCGCGGCGTCGTGGTCGTCGCCGACAGCGTTCGCAGCGACAGCGCGCGCACCGTCGCGGCGCTGGAGTCCCTGGGCCTGAACCTCGTGCTGTTGACCGGCGACAACGCGGGCGCCGCGCGCGCGGTCGCCGACGCCGTCGGCATCCGCGAGGTCGTCTCGGGCGTTCTCCCGGAAGGCAAGGTCGCCGAGATCGAGCGGTTGCGCGCCGGCGGACACCGGGTCGCCATGGTCGGTGACGGTGTGAACGACGCCGCCGCGCTGGCCACCGCCGACCTCGGCATCGCCATGGGATCCGGCACGGATGCGGCGATGCATGCGAGTGACATCGCCGTCACCGGCAGCGGCTTGTCGCCGGTGCTCACCGCGATCGGCCTCAGCAGACGCACGATGCGCATCATCCGCGGCAACCTGTTCTGGGCCTTCGCCTACAACGTCGCCGCGCTGCCGCTGGCGGCGTTCGGCGTGCTCAACCCGATGATCGCCGGCGCGGCCATGGCCTTCTCGAGCGTCTTCGTCGTGCTCAACAGCCTGCGGCTGCGCCGCTGA
- a CDS encoding DEAD/DEAH box helicase: protein MPTTASTATASRRRGSSHRGSSARRDDDAPLIPILARKVREVEAKAQKGKLGPTNRVKFQVIAFLVREERARVKADEAVPTAARAELLKRLDGVATILAKTAARDTSLIQLLEVDQATSPVAKRMRRDWLLESGAELPDDELIITDAAPAAQSWGQTPVVPAALAERQVVPPQIEARREANPFLAPDVALRAPASTARRRLDGWELMGPLYKAFETGAGGATASMELPPVPEFDRISPKGLEIMPHQSRFLEAVRAGHRSFLLADEPGLGKTAQSVLAASVADAYPLLAVVPNVVKMNWAREVERWTPQRRATVIHGDGDTVDAFADVFIVNYEVLDRHLSWLGSLGLKGMVVDEAHFIKNLSSQRSQNVLALGGRIREQVRNPLMLALTGTPLINDVEDFDAIWRFLGWTNGEKPGPELMEKLDATGFTPADKAFYPEARDAVISMGIVRRKKKDVAADLPDKLVADLPVELDDEFGRSIREAERELGSRLAAKYRRIIEARGDKVLIGEVDEDIVRLVAHGELEEAKASAAGADNVFTMVRKIGQAKAHLAADYAVQLQRSVGKVVFFAKHIDVMDAAEAHFAASGLRTISIRGDQTTTARQQAIDAFNTDPGVAIAVCSLTAAGVGLNMQAASNVVLAELSWTAAEQTQAIDRVHRIGQDEPVTAWRIIAAHTIDTKIAELIDSKQGLAQRALDGAQLDPTSSDSVQLSALMHLLRQALGAA, encoded by the coding sequence ATGCCGACCACGGCATCCACTGCCACCGCGTCCCGCCGACGCGGCTCGTCCCATCGCGGGTCATCCGCCCGTCGCGACGACGACGCCCCGCTGATCCCGATCCTCGCCCGCAAAGTGCGCGAGGTCGAGGCGAAAGCCCAGAAGGGCAAGCTGGGTCCGACCAACCGCGTCAAGTTCCAGGTCATCGCCTTCCTCGTTCGCGAGGAGCGCGCGCGGGTGAAGGCTGACGAGGCCGTACCCACAGCGGCGCGGGCCGAGCTGCTCAAGCGCCTCGACGGCGTCGCGACCATCCTCGCCAAGACCGCCGCGCGCGACACCTCGCTCATCCAGCTGCTCGAGGTCGATCAGGCCACCTCTCCGGTCGCCAAGCGCATGCGTCGCGACTGGCTGCTCGAGTCGGGCGCGGAGCTGCCCGATGACGAGCTGATCATCACCGATGCGGCGCCCGCCGCCCAGAGCTGGGGACAGACCCCGGTGGTTCCGGCCGCGCTGGCCGAGCGCCAGGTCGTGCCGCCGCAGATCGAGGCGCGCCGCGAGGCGAATCCCTTCCTGGCGCCCGACGTCGCGCTGCGCGCACCGGCATCCACGGCCCGCCGCCGGCTGGACGGCTGGGAGTTGATGGGGCCGCTGTACAAGGCGTTCGAGACGGGGGCCGGCGGCGCCACCGCCTCCATGGAGCTTCCGCCCGTCCCCGAGTTCGATCGGATCTCTCCCAAGGGGCTCGAGATCATGCCGCACCAGTCCCGCTTCCTGGAGGCGGTGCGAGCCGGTCACCGGTCGTTCCTTCTGGCCGACGAACCGGGCCTCGGCAAGACCGCCCAGTCCGTGCTCGCCGCCTCCGTCGCCGATGCGTATCCGCTGCTGGCGGTCGTGCCCAATGTCGTCAAGATGAACTGGGCGCGTGAGGTCGAGCGGTGGACGCCGCAGCGACGTGCGACCGTCATCCACGGCGACGGCGACACCGTCGACGCGTTCGCCGACGTCTTCATCGTCAATTACGAGGTGCTCGATCGGCACCTGTCCTGGCTCGGCTCGCTCGGCCTGAAGGGCATGGTCGTCGACGAGGCCCACTTCATCAAGAACCTCAGCTCGCAGCGTTCCCAGAACGTGCTCGCTCTGGGCGGGCGCATCCGCGAGCAGGTGCGCAACCCGCTGATGCTCGCCCTCACGGGAACGCCGCTGATCAACGACGTCGAGGACTTCGACGCGATCTGGCGCTTCCTCGGCTGGACCAACGGCGAGAAGCCGGGCCCCGAGCTCATGGAGAAGCTCGACGCGACCGGATTCACACCGGCGGACAAGGCTTTCTACCCCGAGGCGCGCGACGCCGTGATCTCGATGGGCATCGTCCGTCGCAAGAAGAAGGACGTCGCAGCCGACCTTCCCGACAAGCTCGTCGCCGACCTGCCGGTGGAGCTCGACGACGAGTTCGGACGCTCGATCCGCGAAGCCGAGCGTGAGCTCGGGTCGCGCCTGGCGGCCAAGTACCGCCGCATCATCGAAGCGCGCGGCGACAAGGTGCTCATCGGCGAGGTCGACGAGGACATCGTCCGCCTCGTCGCGCACGGCGAGCTCGAAGAGGCGAAGGCGTCGGCCGCCGGCGCGGACAACGTCTTCACGATGGTCCGCAAGATCGGTCAGGCCAAGGCGCACCTCGCCGCTGACTACGCGGTGCAGCTGCAGCGCTCGGTCGGCAAGGTGGTGTTCTTCGCGAAGCACATCGACGTGATGGATGCCGCAGAGGCGCACTTCGCGGCATCCGGCCTGCGGACGATCTCGATCCGCGGTGATCAGACGACGACCGCCCGCCAGCAGGCCATCGACGCCTTCAACACCGACCCCGGTGTGGCGATCGCCGTCTGTTCGCTGACGGCGGCCGGCGTCGGACTGAACATGCAGGCGGCATCCAACGTCGTTCTCGCCGAGCTCTCGTGGACCGCCGCCGAGCAGACCCAGGCGATCGATCGGGTGCACCGCATCGGTCAGGACGAGCCCGTCACGGCATGGCGGATCATCGCCGCGCACACGATCGACACGAAGATCGCGGAGCTGATCGACTCGAAGCAGGGGCTCGCCCAGCGCGCCCTGGACGGCGCCCAGCTCGACCCCACCTCGAGCGATTCCGTGCAGCTGTCGGCGCTCATGCACCTGCTGCGCCAGGCGCTCGGCGCCGCCTGA
- a CDS encoding 6-phosphofructokinase has protein sequence MKIGILTSGGDCPGLNAVIRGVVLKGTTNYNIEFVGIRDGWRGVVDGDFFPLTRHEVKGLSKVGGTILGTSRTNPYEGPRGGAENIAKTLYGHHIDGIIAIGGEGTLAAANRLWNDGINVMGVPKTIDNDLRATDYSFGFDTAVNIATDAMDRLRTTGDSHQRCMVAEVMGRHVGWIALHSGIAAGAHVICIPEVPMSITEIAAQVQKAHDRGRAPLVVVSEGFTLTGMDEAFSDKGLDAFNRPRLGGISEVLAPEIERLTGIETRATVLGHIQRGGSPSGFDRVLATRLGLHAADSVYEQAWGQMVSLKGTDIVRVPFAEALGELNTVPIYRYEEAAALFG, from the coding sequence ATGAAGATCGGTATCCTCACCAGCGGCGGAGACTGCCCCGGACTGAACGCGGTCATCCGCGGTGTGGTCCTCAAGGGCACCACGAACTACAACATCGAGTTCGTCGGCATCCGTGACGGCTGGCGTGGCGTCGTCGACGGCGACTTCTTCCCGCTGACCCGGCACGAGGTCAAGGGCCTCTCGAAGGTCGGGGGCACCATCCTCGGCACGAGCCGCACCAACCCCTACGAGGGTCCGCGCGGCGGCGCGGAGAACATCGCGAAGACGCTCTACGGCCACCACATCGACGGGATCATCGCCATCGGTGGCGAGGGCACGCTCGCCGCGGCCAACCGGCTGTGGAACGACGGCATCAATGTCATGGGCGTGCCCAAGACGATCGACAACGACCTCCGCGCCACCGACTACTCCTTCGGTTTCGACACCGCCGTCAACATCGCCACCGACGCCATGGATCGCCTCCGCACCACCGGAGACTCGCACCAGCGCTGCATGGTCGCCGAGGTCATGGGCCGGCACGTGGGGTGGATCGCCCTGCACTCCGGCATCGCGGCCGGTGCGCACGTGATCTGCATCCCCGAGGTGCCCATGTCGATCACCGAAATCGCCGCGCAGGTGCAGAAGGCGCATGACCGCGGTCGCGCGCCGCTCGTCGTCGTCTCGGAGGGCTTCACGCTCACGGGCATGGACGAAGCCTTCAGCGACAAGGGGCTCGACGCCTTCAACCGCCCTCGCCTGGGCGGCATCAGCGAGGTCCTGGCGCCCGAGATCGAGCGTCTGACCGGCATCGAGACGCGTGCGACCGTGCTCGGTCACATCCAGCGCGGCGGCTCGCCCTCCGGTTTCGACCGGGTGCTCGCGACGCGCCTGGGTCTGCATGCCGCAGACTCCGTCTACGAGCAGGCCTGGGGCCAGATGGTCTCGCTGAAGGGCACCGACATCGTGCGGGTGCCGTTTGCGGAGGCTCTCGGTGAGCTGAACACGGTGCCGATCTACCGCTACGAAGAGGCCGCCGCGCTCTTCGGCTGA
- a CDS encoding S9 family peptidase — protein sequence MTRETSSTPLSAPVAAARPTLRRHHGDEVRDDYEWLREKEDAEVIAHLEAENAFTEQRTAHLAGLRQRIFDEIKARTLETDLSVPTRQGAWWYYGRTVEGKQYGIQCRAPLAGPDDWTPPVLTPGVDVPGEIVLLDGNVEADGHEFFSLGSFDVSTDSSRLLFGVDVEGDERYTLRVRDLVSGKDLPDVIENTSAGASFSPDGRYIVYTTVDDAWRPDTVWLHEVGTDAAADARLFHEPDERYWVGAGFTRSEKYLVIEVGSSITTEEYLVDATDLRSEPRSIWPRREGVEYSATHAVVGGEDVLYIVHNDGALDFELVRVAASDPQGQRDVVLAHTPGRRVLDMSAFRDWGVVSYRRDGLSRMGILDYATGSIDELAFEEELYTAGAGGNPEWAPPVVRLGYGSFLTPGTVYDYDVAARELHLRKRQPVLGGYDPSAYGQRREWVTASDGTRVPVSIVWKRSFGEPGDAPRPLHLYGYGSYEHSIEPGFSVARLSMLDRGVIFAVAHVRGGGELGRQWYEDGKLQHKRNTFTDFVAVARHLVDTGVTAPDRLVAEGGSAGGLLMGAVANLAPELFAGILADVPFVDALTTILDPSLPLTVIEWDEWGDPLHDAEVYAYMKSYTPYENVREGVTYPRILATTSLNDTRVYYVEPAKWVARLREVGADALLKCEMVAGHGGVSGRYNSWQQRAFELAWLLDVLGLAED from the coding sequence GTGACCCGAGAGACGTCCTCCACGCCGCTGTCCGCCCCCGTAGCCGCCGCCCGTCCGACGCTTCGCCGTCATCACGGCGACGAGGTGCGAGACGACTACGAGTGGCTGCGGGAGAAGGAGGATGCCGAAGTCATCGCGCACCTCGAAGCCGAGAACGCCTTCACCGAGCAGCGCACGGCCCACCTCGCGGGGCTGCGCCAGCGCATCTTCGACGAGATCAAGGCTCGCACCCTCGAGACCGACCTGTCCGTTCCGACGCGTCAGGGCGCATGGTGGTACTACGGGCGCACCGTCGAGGGCAAGCAGTACGGCATCCAATGCCGCGCGCCTCTGGCCGGCCCCGACGACTGGACGCCTCCTGTCCTGACGCCGGGCGTCGACGTCCCGGGCGAGATCGTCCTGCTCGACGGCAACGTCGAGGCCGACGGTCACGAGTTCTTCTCCCTGGGCAGCTTCGACGTCTCGACCGACAGTTCTCGACTGCTCTTCGGCGTCGATGTGGAGGGCGACGAGCGCTACACGCTGCGTGTGCGGGACCTCGTCAGCGGGAAGGACCTGCCCGACGTCATCGAGAACACCTCGGCGGGAGCGTCGTTCTCCCCCGACGGCCGGTACATCGTCTACACAACGGTCGACGACGCGTGGCGACCCGACACCGTCTGGCTGCACGAGGTCGGCACCGATGCCGCAGCCGACGCGCGCCTGTTCCACGAGCCGGACGAGCGCTACTGGGTGGGTGCCGGCTTCACGCGCAGCGAGAAGTACCTGGTCATCGAGGTGGGCTCCTCCATCACGACCGAGGAGTACCTCGTCGACGCGACCGATCTGCGTTCCGAGCCGCGATCCATCTGGCCGCGTCGAGAAGGCGTCGAGTACTCGGCCACCCATGCCGTCGTGGGCGGCGAGGACGTGCTCTACATCGTGCACAACGACGGCGCGCTCGATTTCGAACTGGTGCGCGTCGCGGCATCCGATCCACAGGGCCAACGTGACGTCGTGCTGGCCCACACTCCCGGGCGGCGCGTGCTGGATATGTCCGCCTTCCGCGACTGGGGGGTCGTGTCGTACCGACGCGACGGGCTGTCGCGAATGGGGATCCTGGACTACGCCACCGGCAGCATCGACGAGCTCGCCTTCGAGGAGGAGCTCTACACCGCCGGAGCCGGCGGCAATCCCGAATGGGCCCCACCCGTGGTGCGGCTCGGTTACGGCTCGTTCCTCACCCCGGGAACCGTCTACGACTACGACGTGGCGGCGCGTGAGCTGCACCTGCGCAAGCGCCAGCCCGTGCTCGGCGGATACGATCCGTCGGCCTACGGGCAGCGGCGCGAGTGGGTCACGGCATCCGACGGCACCCGCGTGCCCGTCTCGATCGTGTGGAAGCGCTCGTTCGGCGAGCCGGGGGACGCGCCGCGTCCGCTCCACCTCTACGGGTACGGGTCCTACGAGCACTCCATCGAACCCGGTTTCTCGGTCGCGCGTCTGTCGATGCTCGATCGCGGCGTCATCTTCGCCGTCGCGCACGTTCGCGGCGGCGGCGAACTCGGACGCCAGTGGTACGAGGACGGCAAGCTGCAGCACAAGCGCAACACCTTCACCGACTTCGTCGCGGTCGCGCGCCACCTGGTCGACACGGGCGTCACCGCACCGGACCGCCTCGTCGCCGAGGGCGGCTCGGCGGGCGGTCTGCTGATGGGCGCGGTCGCGAACCTCGCCCCCGAGCTGTTCGCCGGCATCCTCGCCGACGTCCCCTTCGTCGACGCCCTGACGACCATCCTCGATCCTTCGCTCCCGCTGACGGTGATCGAGTGGGACGAGTGGGGCGATCCGCTGCACGACGCCGAGGTCTACGCGTACATGAAGTCGTACACGCCATACGAGAACGTGCGCGAGGGAGTGACGTATCCGCGGATCCTCGCGACCACGTCGCTCAACGACACCCGCGTCTACTACGTCGAACCCGCCAAGTGGGTGGCGCGATTGCGCGAGGTCGGTGCTGACGCACTGCTCAAGTGCGAGATGGTCGCGGGCCACGGCGGTGTCTCCGGGCGCTACAACTCCTGGCAGCAGCGCGCCTTCGAGCTCGCCTGGCTGCTCGACGTGCTGGGCCTCGCCGAGGACTGA
- a CDS encoding inorganic phosphate transporter: METAALIVVLVIVLALFFDFTNGFHDTANAMATPIATGALKPKVAVLLAASLNLVGAFLSTEVSKTISHGIIREDQIEPLAFLPIIFAGLIGAITWNMLTWLLGLPSSSSHALFGGLIGATLVGASAAAIDFGMVLSKVVLPALIAPFTAGVIAFLATRLAYAMTRRYDNKPDGRDGFRWGQIFTSSLVALAHGTNDAQKTMGVITLALIMAGWQSGAHADPQLWVILACAFTIALGTYMGGWRIIRTLGKGLTDVKPAQGFSAETSTAATILASSALGFALSTTQVASGSVIGSGLGRRGSKVRWRTVGRIAVGWVLTLPASAAVGAFAALLVVWFGSAGIVVDAVLAVAIIVGLFLRSRRDHVDSSNAMSEVADSGLAVKVKRNPPPTRRQRAILRAERAQEKAERAKERAKSTAPRGKKPSPTKSSATKPSVEKSGAEKTGER; the protein is encoded by the coding sequence GTGGAAACCGCTGCCCTCATCGTCGTGCTGGTGATCGTGCTGGCGCTGTTCTTCGACTTCACGAACGGCTTTCACGACACCGCGAACGCGATGGCCACCCCGATCGCGACCGGGGCGCTCAAGCCCAAAGTCGCCGTTCTGCTCGCCGCGAGTCTCAACCTCGTCGGCGCCTTCCTGTCCACCGAGGTGTCGAAGACGATCTCGCACGGGATCATCCGCGAGGACCAGATCGAGCCGCTCGCGTTCTTGCCGATCATCTTCGCCGGCCTGATCGGTGCGATCACCTGGAACATGCTGACCTGGCTGCTGGGTCTGCCCTCCAGCTCCTCGCACGCCCTGTTCGGCGGGTTGATCGGGGCGACGCTCGTCGGCGCGAGCGCGGCGGCCATCGATTTCGGCATGGTGCTGAGCAAGGTCGTCCTGCCGGCATTGATCGCCCCGTTCACGGCCGGTGTCATCGCCTTCCTGGCGACGCGGCTCGCCTACGCGATGACGCGTCGCTACGACAACAAGCCCGACGGTCGCGACGGGTTCCGCTGGGGCCAGATCTTCACCTCCTCCCTCGTCGCCCTCGCCCACGGCACGAACGATGCGCAGAAGACGATGGGAGTCATCACCCTCGCGCTGATCATGGCGGGCTGGCAGAGCGGTGCCCATGCCGACCCGCAGCTGTGGGTGATCCTGGCCTGTGCGTTCACGATCGCGCTCGGCACCTACATGGGCGGCTGGCGCATCATCCGTACGCTCGGCAAGGGGCTCACCGACGTGAAGCCCGCACAGGGCTTCTCCGCCGAGACGTCCACGGCGGCGACCATCCTCGCCTCCAGCGCGCTCGGCTTCGCACTGTCGACCACGCAGGTCGCCTCCGGTTCGGTGATCGGCTCCGGACTCGGTCGGCGCGGCTCGAAGGTGCGCTGGCGTACCGTCGGGCGCATCGCCGTGGGGTGGGTGCTGACGCTGCCCGCCTCCGCCGCCGTCGGCGCCTTCGCGGCCCTGCTGGTCGTCTGGTTCGGAAGTGCCGGCATCGTCGTCGACGCGGTGCTCGCCGTCGCGATCATCGTAGGTCTGTTCCTGCGCTCGCGCCGCGATCACGTCGACTCCTCCAACGCGATGAGCGAGGTCGCCGATTCGGGTCTCGCCGTCAAGGTCAAGCGCAACCCGCCGCCCACGCGTCGCCAGCGCGCCATCCTGCGCGCGGAGCGCGCGCAGGAGAAGGCGGAACGCGCCAAGGAGCGAGCGAAGAGCACGGCGCCCCGCGGAAAGAAGCCCTCGCCCACGAAGTCCTCGGCCACGAAGCCTTCGGTCGAGAAGTCCGGTGCTGAGAAGACGGGGGAGCGCTGA
- a CDS encoding metallophosphoesterase: protein MAPDSFSFGIHPPAQRVIVHLSDTHLLAGNRPLGGRYDTAANLTATLAAVERTGVTPDAIVFTGDLTDLGEPDAYAALRAEVEPVAARLGAPIVWVAGNHDERPALRAGLLDEAPSLEPVTGVWDLGGLRLIALDSSVPGWHHGDLDAAQLDWLRGILAEPAPLGTVLALHHPPLPSHIPFFDILELRHQSEFAAALTGSDVRAILAGHLHYATAGTFAGIPVSVASATCYAMNLQRPPQEVNGMDGGQSFHLVHVYDDTITHSVVPVGEAETAEVFSEEWTRAMAALDPEERLEAFSRKR, encoded by the coding sequence ATGGCCCCCGACTCGTTCTCGTTCGGCATCCATCCACCCGCCCAGCGCGTGATCGTCCATCTCAGCGATACGCATCTGCTCGCCGGGAATCGGCCCCTCGGTGGCCGATACGACACCGCCGCCAACCTCACCGCGACGTTGGCGGCAGTCGAGCGCACCGGCGTCACGCCCGACGCCATCGTGTTCACGGGCGACCTGACCGATCTGGGTGAGCCGGACGCCTACGCCGCCCTGCGCGCCGAGGTCGAACCCGTCGCTGCGCGGCTGGGCGCGCCCATCGTGTGGGTCGCGGGCAATCACGACGAGCGCCCCGCGTTGCGTGCGGGACTTCTCGACGAGGCGCCGAGTCTCGAACCCGTCACCGGTGTGTGGGACCTCGGCGGACTGCGCCTGATCGCTCTCGATTCCTCCGTGCCGGGGTGGCATCACGGCGACCTGGATGCCGCACAGCTCGACTGGCTCCGCGGCATCCTCGCCGAACCGGCGCCGCTGGGCACCGTGCTGGCTCTGCATCATCCGCCGCTGCCGAGCCACATCCCGTTCTTCGATATCCTCGAACTCCGTCATCAGAGCGAGTTCGCGGCGGCGCTCACCGGCAGCGACGTCCGCGCCATCCTCGCCGGACACCTCCACTACGCCACGGCGGGCACCTTCGCCGGCATCCCGGTCAGCGTCGCATCGGCGACCTGTTACGCGATGAACCTCCAGCGTCCGCCGCAGGAGGTCAACGGCATGGACGGCGGACAGTCCTTCCATCTCGTGCACGTCTACGACGACACCATCACGCACAGCGTCGTCCCGGTCGGTGAGGCCGAGACGGCCGAGGTCTTCAGCGAGGAATGGACACGGGCGATGGCCGCACTCGACCCGGAGGAGCGGCTCGAGGCCTTCTCCCGAAAGCGCTGA